Proteins encoded in a region of the Rickettsia bellii RML369-C genome:
- the nuoF gene encoding NADH-quinone oxidoreductase subunit NuoF, producing the protein MLKKEDRIFTNLHGEQSHDLKSSKKLGDWDNTKALLNKGKEWIIEEVKKSGLRGRGGAGFSTGTKWSFMPKESKKPSYLVVNADESEPGTCKDRDILRYEPHKLIEGCLLASFAIGANSCYIYIRGEFYNEASNIQRALDEAYKDGLIGKNACGSGFNCDIYLHRGAGAYICGEETALLESLEGKKGMPRLKPPFPAGFGLYGCPTTINNVESIAVVPTILRRGASWFASIGKPNNTGTKIFCISGHVNKPCNVEEAMGIPLKEIIEKHAGGVRGGWDNLKAIIPGGSSVPLLPKSLCETADMDFDSLKAAGSSLGTGGIIVMDKSTDIIYAIARLSKFYMHESCGQCTPCREGTGWMWRVMMRLVKGDAKKSEIDQLLEVTKEIEGHTICALGDAAAWPIQGLIKHFRNEIESRIQ; encoded by the coding sequence ATGCTGAAAAAAGAAGATAGAATTTTTACTAATTTACATGGTGAGCAGAGCCATGATTTGAAATCTAGCAAGAAGCTTGGTGATTGGGATAATACTAAAGCATTACTTAATAAAGGCAAAGAGTGGATTATTGAAGAAGTTAAGAAATCGGGACTTAGAGGGCGAGGTGGTGCAGGATTTTCTACCGGCACTAAATGGTCGTTTATGCCTAAAGAATCAAAAAAGCCATCTTATCTAGTAGTTAATGCTGATGAATCTGAACCCGGCACTTGCAAAGATCGGGATATATTAAGATATGAACCACATAAGTTAATAGAAGGGTGTTTGCTTGCCAGTTTTGCCATAGGAGCAAATAGCTGTTATATCTATATTAGAGGGGAGTTTTACAACGAAGCTTCCAATATTCAGCGTGCCTTAGATGAAGCATATAAAGATGGTTTGATAGGAAAAAATGCTTGCGGTTCAGGCTTTAATTGTGATATTTATTTGCATCGTGGAGCTGGAGCTTATATTTGTGGAGAAGAAACAGCTCTGCTTGAAAGCTTAGAAGGTAAAAAAGGCATGCCAAGGCTAAAGCCGCCTTTTCCGGCGGGCTTCGGGTTGTATGGCTGTCCAACCACTATAAATAATGTTGAATCTATTGCGGTAGTGCCAACTATTTTAAGGCGAGGAGCTAGCTGGTTTGCATCTATCGGTAAGCCAAATAATACCGGTACTAAGATTTTTTGTATATCAGGTCATGTTAATAAGCCTTGTAATGTTGAAGAGGCAATGGGGATTCCTTTAAAAGAAATCATTGAAAAACATGCAGGGGGTGTTCGTGGCGGTTGGGATAACCTCAAAGCTATAATACCGGGTGGCTCTTCCGTTCCTTTGCTTCCTAAATCCTTATGCGAAACTGCCGATATGGACTTTGATAGCTTAAAGGCAGCAGGCTCTAGTTTAGGTACTGGCGGGATTATTGTTATGGATAAATCGACTGATATTATTTATGCAATAGCACGTCTTAGTAAGTTCTATATGCATGAGTCTTGCGGTCAGTGTACGCCGTGCCGTGAGGGTACAGGATGGATGTGGCGTGTTATGATGAGGCTCGTTAAAGGTGATGCCAAAAAATCCGAAATAGATCAGCTTCTTGAAGTTACAAAGGAAATAGAGGGGCATACCATTTGTGCTTTAGGTGATGCTGCCGCTTGGCCAATTCAGGGGCTGATAAAACATTTTAGAAACGAGATTGAAAGCAGGATACAATAG
- a CDS encoding nucleotidyltransferase domain-containing protein, which translates to MNKDIQSYIFIKKLKSLPFIEEIWLFGSRARGDNNKRSDIDLAIICPNITDQEWLKVVDIINDADTLLKIDCVRFDNTKISRELYENIIRNKKILYVKNKY; encoded by the coding sequence ATGAATAAAGATATACAATCCTACATATTTATCAAAAAGCTAAAATCTTTACCATTTATCGAAGAAATATGGCTTTTTGGTTCTCGTGCTAGAGGCGATAACAACAAGCGTTCCGATATTGATCTTGCTATCATTTGCCCTAATATTACAGATCAAGAATGGTTAAAAGTTGTAGATATTATAAATGATGCTGATACGCTTTTAAAGATAGATTGTGTCAGGTTCGATAACACGAAAATAAGCCGTGAGCTTTATGAAAATATAATAAGAAATAAAAAGATTTTATATGTTAAAAACAAATATTAG
- the lepB gene encoding signal peptidase I: MQTNTESNNNKTTAQEWKSFILVVVIALMIRILIIESFVVPTGSMKATILENDRIFGTKYSYGYSNYSLSFFDFIHLFKGRIFARTPERGDIIIFRPPHEMNTRYIKRLIGLPGDKVQLIDDVIYINDEKIERVESGIYVSEEGRKYLKFKETLPNGKTYFSYKLAPVLGIMFNDKYGNTDAFYVPEGEYFFLGDNRDQSNDSRIDLGFVPFENFIAKAQFIWFSTKITWWDSDIGVINLILKLKPWAESIRFNRIFRNLYSIED, translated from the coding sequence ATGCAAACAAATACTGAATCAAACAACAATAAAACAACTGCTCAAGAATGGAAATCTTTCATTTTAGTAGTAGTTATTGCACTAATGATTAGAATATTAATAATAGAATCTTTTGTGGTTCCAACTGGATCAATGAAAGCTACTATACTTGAAAATGATCGGATTTTTGGTACAAAATATAGTTATGGATATAGTAATTATTCTTTATCTTTTTTTGATTTTATTCATTTATTTAAGGGACGAATATTTGCTCGCACTCCAGAGCGTGGCGATATCATAATTTTTCGTCCTCCTCATGAGATGAATACTAGATATATAAAGCGTTTGATAGGGCTTCCTGGGGATAAAGTGCAATTAATTGATGATGTAATATATATTAACGATGAAAAAATAGAGCGTGTAGAGTCAGGAATTTATGTTAGTGAAGAGGGAAGAAAATATTTAAAATTTAAGGAAACACTGCCAAATGGTAAAACATATTTTTCTTATAAGCTTGCTCCTGTTTTAGGAATTATGTTTAACGATAAATATGGTAATACAGACGCTTTTTATGTACCGGAAGGGGAATATTTCTTTTTAGGGGATAATAGAGACCAGTCAAATGATAGTAGGATTGATTTAGGTTTTGTGCCGTTTGAGAATTTTATTGCTAAAGCACAATTTATTTGGTTTTCAACAAAAATAACATGGTGGGATAGTGATATAGGGGTTATTAATCTGATATTAAAGTTAAAGCCTTGGGCAGAGTCTATTAGGTTTAATAGGATATTTAGAAATCTATACAGCATAGAGGATTGA
- a CDS encoding Mrp/NBP35 family ATP-binding protein, with the protein MADLHQNQIIDKLHNIAFKDGTFLKQVISNIIIKHNNVGFSIDISGIDKLEVEEIKNTAIKKLNEIVGIGKITIVFTESKTVEKKPQKPKHFVENVKKIILVASGKGGVGKSTISALIAQQLSLENHRVGIVDADIYGPSIPHIFGINEVPQTVGGRIIPVRAKNIEVISIGFFVKNYSAIIWRGPMASKTIYQLLSVTKWDNLDYLIIDMPPGTGDIHLSMLENYHLNGVVIVTTPQKMSEIDVVRSIDLYQKLNLPIIGIIENMSDLFDGNSGSHLSQKYNIPLIAQIPVIPKIANACDKSLPLTDLLKLSLKEYL; encoded by the coding sequence ATGGCTGATTTACACCAAAACCAAATTATCGATAAACTGCATAATATTGCTTTTAAAGACGGTACTTTTTTAAAACAAGTTATATCAAATATTATAATTAAACATAATAATGTTGGTTTTTCAATAGATATATCAGGCATTGACAAATTAGAAGTAGAAGAAATAAAAAATACAGCAATTAAAAAGCTTAATGAAATAGTTGGCATAGGTAAAATAACTATTGTTTTTACTGAGAGTAAAACAGTAGAAAAAAAACCTCAAAAACCCAAACATTTTGTTGAGAATGTTAAAAAGATTATCTTAGTTGCATCAGGTAAAGGAGGAGTCGGCAAATCTACTATTTCAGCTCTTATTGCTCAACAATTAAGTTTAGAGAATCACCGAGTTGGCATAGTTGATGCTGATATTTACGGACCTTCAATTCCCCATATATTTGGTATTAATGAAGTGCCGCAAACAGTGGGTGGGCGAATAATACCGGTAAGAGCTAAAAATATTGAGGTGATATCAATAGGCTTTTTCGTTAAAAATTATTCCGCAATTATTTGGCGTGGTCCTATGGCTAGTAAAACTATTTATCAATTATTATCAGTGACGAAATGGGATAACCTTGATTATTTAATTATTGATATGCCACCAGGAACAGGGGATATTCATTTAAGTATGCTGGAGAATTATCATCTAAACGGCGTGGTAATTGTCACTACTCCGCAAAAAATGTCGGAAATAGATGTCGTACGCTCGATAGATTTATATCAAAAATTAAATTTACCGATAATTGGAATAATCGAGAATATGAGTGATTTATTTGATGGTAATAGTGGGAGTCATTTATCACAAAAATATAATATACCATTAATAGCTCAAATTCCAGTTATACCAAAAATAGCTAATGCATGCGATAAATCACTGCCGCTTACTGACTTACTAAAATTATCTTTAAAGGAATATTTATGA
- a CDS encoding RNA methyltransferase, whose translation MKPIIILVAPQMGENIGATARAMKNFGLDELRIITPRDGWPNEQARSNAVGAVNIIDNAKIYNSLEECIKDLEYLYATTCIKRAINKDYVFSQNLTSDYPSLAKVGIMFGRENNGLSNEEISLANKIITINTTEFSSLNIAQAVIIVCYELFRNSESREDIYNIQKLATKEEIDHFLTHLFGKLDKAGFFKIPERKLIMQQNITNIFMRINNLSTPEIQILQGIIKSLNNN comes from the coding sequence ATGAAGCCTATAATAATATTAGTTGCACCGCAAATGGGTGAGAATATCGGTGCTACCGCAAGAGCCATGAAGAATTTTGGCTTGGATGAGCTTAGAATAATAACCCCAAGAGATGGTTGGCCTAATGAACAAGCCCGCAGTAATGCAGTCGGAGCAGTAAATATTATAGATAATGCAAAAATTTATAATAGCTTAGAGGAATGTATTAAAGACCTCGAATATCTATATGCTACTACCTGCATCAAGCGGGCTATAAATAAGGATTATGTATTCTCACAAAATCTAACTTCCGATTATCCGAGTCTTGCAAAAGTCGGGATAATGTTTGGGCGGGAAAATAATGGGCTTAGCAATGAAGAAATATCGCTTGCCAATAAGATTATCACCATTAACACCACGGAATTTAGCTCGCTAAACATTGCACAAGCAGTTATTATTGTATGTTATGAATTATTTCGTAATTCTGAATCAAGAGAAGATATTTATAATATTCAAAAACTCGCTACTAAAGAAGAAATAGATCATTTCCTAACACATTTATTCGGAAAATTAGACAAAGCCGGATTCTTTAAAATTCCGGAAAGAAAACTTATAATGCAGCAAAATATCACCAATATATTTATGCGTATCAATAACCTCTCTACCCCTGAAATCCAAATCCTACAGGGTATTATAAAGTCTTTGAATAATAATTAA
- the fabZ gene encoding 3-hydroxyacyl-ACP dehydratase FabZ encodes MTIDITEIMDLIPHRYPFLLVDKVVEIDPNKSITGIKNVTVNEPQFTGHFPARPVMPGVLMVEAMAQLAAILVAKSLGSTKNKEVFLMAIENSKFRKVVQPGDTMHIHATIDQQRANVWKFSSTVKVDGEMAAESKFTAMIKDKS; translated from the coding sequence ATGACTATCGATATTACCGAAATTATGGATTTGATACCTCATCGTTATCCGTTTTTATTAGTGGATAAAGTAGTTGAAATTGATCCTAATAAATCAATAACTGGCATTAAAAATGTTACTGTTAATGAGCCACAATTTACAGGTCATTTTCCGGCAAGACCTGTTATGCCTGGAGTTTTAATGGTTGAAGCTATGGCACAGCTTGCAGCTATATTAGTTGCTAAATCTCTTGGCTCTACTAAAAATAAAGAAGTGTTTTTAATGGCTATCGAGAACTCAAAATTTCGCAAAGTTGTTCAGCCAGGGGATACAATGCATATTCATGCTACTATTGATCAGCAAAGAGCTAATGTATGGAAGTTTTCAAGTACGGTTAAAGTTGATGGTGAAATGGCAGCGGAGAGTAAATTTACCGCAATGATCAAAGATAAATCTTAA
- a CDS encoding HI0074 family nucleotidyltransferase substrate-binding subunit, with protein MLKTNIRLKTKLENFRKAFIALEAIYLKPITEDRAYIDATIQRFEFTFELAWKFLKEYFAQMGIVLNYPKEVIKEAYAVGIINDEDLWIHMLLDRNMTSHTYDKKLADEIYEHIKNYTPEFKRLLSIHLKLLDEDQIGKE; from the coding sequence ATGTTAAAAACAAATATTAGACTTAAAACAAAACTTGAAAACTTTCGTAAAGCTTTTATAGCACTTGAAGCTATTTATTTAAAACCAATCACAGAAGATCGTGCTTATATAGACGCAACAATTCAAAGATTTGAATTTACTTTTGAACTTGCTTGGAAATTTTTAAAAGAGTATTTTGCTCAAATGGGTATAGTTCTCAATTATCCCAAAGAAGTCATTAAAGAAGCTTACGCAGTGGGCATTATAAATGATGAAGATTTATGGATTCACATGCTTCTTGATCGTAATATGACCTCACACACCTATGATAAGAAGCTTGCCGATGAAATTTATGAACATATCAAAAATTATACTCCTGAATTTAAGAGGTTACTAAGTATACATCTAAAGTTGTTAGACGAGGATCAAATTGGAAAAGAGTAA
- the lpxA gene encoding acyl-ACP--UDP-N-acetylglucosamine O-acyltransferase → MSNSNIHPTSIIAEGAKLGKNVKVGPYCIIGPEVILHDNVELKSHVVIEGITEIGESTVIYPFASIGQPPQILKYNNERSNTIIGSNNIIREYVTVQAGSQGGGMITRIGNNNLFMVGVHIGHDCKIGNNVVFANYVSLAGHIEVEDYVIIGGLSAVHQYARIGKHSMIGGLSPVGADVIPFGLASGKRAVLEGLNLVGMNRKGFDKAESLNALKIVQEIFLGEGNFADRIKQAQEKYKNNTIVMQIIDFLEHGSNRSFCSFEKTMSLRGELQSNLTKQPN, encoded by the coding sequence GTGTCAAATTCTAATATACATCCAACTAGTATAATTGCTGAAGGTGCAAAACTTGGTAAGAACGTAAAAGTTGGTCCATATTGTATTATTGGTCCAGAAGTAATACTGCATGATAATGTAGAACTAAAGTCTCACGTAGTTATTGAGGGGATTACTGAAATCGGCGAAAGTACAGTAATTTATCCGTTTGCGTCTATCGGTCAACCTCCGCAAATCTTAAAATATAATAATGAGCGGTCAAATACGATAATCGGTTCTAACAATATTATTAGAGAATATGTTACAGTGCAGGCAGGAAGCCAAGGCGGCGGAATGATTACAAGGATAGGAAATAATAATTTATTTATGGTTGGCGTTCATATCGGTCATGATTGCAAAATCGGTAATAATGTAGTGTTTGCTAATTATGTAAGCCTAGCTGGGCATATAGAAGTGGAAGACTATGTCATAATTGGTGGCTTATCGGCAGTTCATCAATATGCAAGAATTGGTAAACACTCAATGATTGGCGGCTTATCACCAGTTGGAGCTGATGTAATCCCTTTTGGTCTTGCAAGCGGCAAACGTGCAGTGCTTGAGGGGCTAAACTTAGTCGGCATGAATAGGAAAGGGTTTGATAAAGCAGAGTCTTTAAACGCTTTAAAAATAGTTCAAGAAATCTTTTTAGGTGAAGGTAATTTCGCTGATAGAATTAAGCAAGCTCAAGAGAAATATAAAAACAATACTATAGTAATGCAAATTATTGATTTTCTTGAGCATGGCAGTAATAGATCGTTTTGTTCTTTTGAAAAAACAATGTCATTACGAGGAGAACTACAAAGTAATTTGACGAAGCAACCCAATTAA
- the rnc gene encoding ribonuclease III, which translates to MESFEELEKLLDYSFKNKALLTEALSHPSLRQHHEYKANKDYERLEFLGDAVLNLIITEILFNNFKEYNEGNLAKIRSYLVCKETICVVGAKLGLKNYIIMTHGEEIAGGRDNPNNIENVTEALIAAIYLDSDITTIHNIIGKLWAEFIKVKDLTDYDPKTALQEWAQSKDHHIPIYRLIKREGVAHLSTFTVSVKINGYEQTGKGHSIKEAEKNAARELLHKLKLL; encoded by the coding sequence ATGGAATCATTTGAGGAGTTAGAAAAATTACTAGATTATAGTTTTAAGAATAAGGCACTTTTAACAGAAGCCTTAAGTCATCCCTCTTTAAGACAGCATCATGAATATAAGGCTAATAAAGATTATGAGCGGTTGGAATTTCTAGGAGATGCGGTATTAAATTTAATTATCACAGAAATTTTATTTAATAATTTTAAAGAATATAACGAAGGAAATTTAGCTAAAATTAGATCATACTTAGTTTGTAAAGAAACAATTTGTGTTGTAGGAGCTAAGCTTGGTTTAAAAAATTATATTATTATGACTCATGGCGAAGAAATAGCCGGCGGGCGTGATAATCCTAATAATATTGAAAATGTTACAGAAGCTTTAATCGCAGCTATATATCTCGATAGTGATATTACTACAATTCATAATATTATAGGGAAATTATGGGCAGAATTTATAAAAGTCAAAGATCTAACAGATTATGACCCTAAAACCGCCTTACAAGAATGGGCACAAAGCAAAGATCATCATATCCCTATATATCGCCTAATTAAAAGAGAGGGTGTAGCTCACTTGTCAACCTTTACAGTATCAGTAAAAATAAACGGCTACGAGCAAACAGGTAAAGGACACTCTATAAAAGAAGCTGAAAAAAACGCTGCAAGGGAATTATTACATAAGCTCAAATTGTTATAA
- a CDS encoding DUF2312 domain-containing protein: MSEVVVKEQLEQYLSKIERLEQEKADLSEEIKDIFQDASSHGFDVKAMKTVLKLKKLDKDKLAEQDAMLELYRDTLGI, from the coding sequence ATGTCTGAAGTAGTAGTAAAAGAACAATTAGAGCAATATTTAAGCAAAATAGAAAGGTTAGAGCAAGAAAAAGCTGATCTATCTGAAGAAATTAAGGATATTTTTCAAGATGCTTCTTCGCACGGATTTGATGTTAAAGCGATGAAAACTGTTTTAAAGCTAAAAAAACTTGATAAAGATAAGCTAGCTGAACAGGACGCTATGCTTGAGTTATATAGAGATACTTTAGGGATTTAA
- a CDS encoding tetratricopeptide repeat protein, translated as MILNPNDYGFYDGKAFVLYKLEKYSLAVEASNKAIELNPNNSDVYYNKSLILEKLGHYKLALEAVNKALELNHLNYDAQQLKQELMQKL; from the coding sequence ATTATATTAAATCCTAATGATTATGGTTTTTATGACGGTAAAGCTTTTGTTTTATATAAGTTAGAAAAATATAGTCTAGCTGTTGAAGCTTCTAATAAAGCTATTGAACTAAATCCTAATAATTCAGATGTATATTATAATAAGAGTTTAATATTAGAAAAATTAGGTCATTATAAATTAGCTCTTGAAGCAGTTAATAAAGCACTAGAATTAAATCATTTAAACTATGATGCTCAACAACTTAAACAAGAATTAATGCAAAAACTATAA
- the era gene encoding GTPase Era, translated as MTKQIQKTVSVCIIGRPNSGKSTLLNRIIGEKLSIVTPKVQTTRSIITGIITLNDTQIILYDTPGIFEPKGTLEKAMVRCAWSSLHSADIVMLIIDSLKPLDSITHDILNKLRSLNVVPVFLLNKIDVESKYIDDTKAFLAENYSDSLLFPISAISGENVDKLLEYITSKAKIAPWLYEEDDITDLPMRFIAAEITREQLFLGLQQELPYKLTVQTEKWEELKDKSVKINQIIVVSRESYKTIILGKNGSKIKELGAKSRMQMQQFFGFPVHLFLFVKVQELWEDNSDYYEYMKI; from the coding sequence GTGACCAAGCAAATTCAAAAAACAGTTTCGGTTTGTATTATCGGCAGACCTAATAGCGGCAAGTCTACTTTGCTAAATAGAATAATCGGGGAAAAGCTTTCGATAGTTACCCCAAAAGTTCAAACAACTAGGTCGATCATTACCGGCATCATTACCCTAAACGATACCCAAATAATACTATATGATACACCAGGGATATTTGAGCCGAAAGGAACTTTAGAAAAGGCAATGGTTAGATGTGCTTGGTCTAGTCTGCATAGTGCCGATATTGTCATGTTAATTATTGATAGCTTAAAGCCATTAGATAGCATAACGCATGATATTTTAAACAAGCTTCGCTCACTTAATGTTGTGCCGGTATTTTTGTTAAACAAAATAGATGTTGAATCGAAATATATAGACGACACTAAAGCTTTTTTAGCTGAAAATTATTCTGACAGCTTACTTTTCCCTATTTCTGCTATTTCAGGTGAGAATGTTGATAAGCTACTTGAATACATAACAAGTAAAGCAAAAATCGCTCCTTGGCTTTATGAAGAGGACGACATAACCGATTTGCCGATGCGTTTTATCGCCGCAGAAATTACGAGAGAGCAGTTATTTTTAGGGTTGCAGCAAGAACTGCCTTATAAGCTAACTGTGCAAACCGAAAAATGGGAAGAGCTAAAAGATAAATCCGTAAAAATTAATCAGATTATAGTAGTTTCAAGAGAGAGCTACAAAACTATAATACTTGGGAAAAACGGCTCAAAAATTAAAGAGCTAGGGGCAAAATCCCGAATGCAAATGCAACAATTTTTTGGCTTTCCTGTACATTTGTTTTTATTCGTCAAGGTGCAAGAGTTGTGGGAAGATAATTCTGATTATTATGAATATATGAAGATATAA
- the hflK gene encoding FtsH protease activity modulator HflK encodes MLSKKYTPIFKKSPWKDFDNDKDDNIFTRPRKNQFNFSTKTIILVALASFVLWLASGIYEVKEGEEAAVTRFGRFVRKGYAGLNYRLPAPFEKEIVEKVKQSRRIEIGYRTNNFVRSGGDTKNIAGESIMLTGDENIVALNCDVMWHISNLEDFMFNVQKPEETVKSTVESAVREVIGNTPISWVLSDQKQEITHKIETLAQKILDSYNAGVMIEKVQLLKAEPPAEVIDAYRDVQTSKADKEKEINQAQAYNNKVLPEARGAAARIIEEAEAYREEIISKAEGDSQRFSAIYKQYAANKQVTRDRLYLEVAEEVLSGSNKTIINNALLPHMAIKP; translated from the coding sequence ATGCTTAGTAAAAAATATACCCCAATTTTCAAAAAATCTCCGTGGAAAGATTTTGATAACGATAAAGATGATAACATATTCACAAGACCAAGAAAAAATCAATTTAATTTCAGTACAAAAACAATAATTTTAGTTGCTCTAGCATCTTTTGTTTTGTGGCTCGCTTCAGGTATTTATGAAGTAAAAGAAGGTGAAGAAGCGGCTGTAACAAGATTTGGACGTTTTGTTCGTAAAGGTTACGCTGGTCTTAATTATCGTTTACCTGCTCCATTTGAAAAAGAAATAGTCGAGAAAGTTAAACAATCAAGACGAATTGAGATTGGATATCGTACAAATAACTTTGTGCGTAGTGGTGGTGATACCAAAAATATTGCCGGTGAAAGTATTATGCTAACTGGTGATGAGAATATTGTTGCTTTAAATTGTGACGTAATGTGGCATATTAGTAATCTTGAGGATTTTATGTTTAACGTACAAAAGCCTGAAGAAACAGTTAAGTCAACAGTAGAAAGTGCCGTTAGAGAAGTAATAGGGAATACGCCTATTTCTTGGGTCTTATCTGATCAGAAGCAGGAAATTACTCATAAAATAGAAACATTAGCACAAAAAATTCTAGATAGTTATAACGCTGGAGTAATGATTGAAAAGGTGCAATTGTTAAAAGCTGAGCCACCTGCTGAGGTAATAGATGCTTATAGAGATGTGCAAACTTCAAAAGCAGATAAAGAAAAGGAAATAAATCAAGCTCAAGCCTATAATAATAAAGTATTACCGGAAGCTAGAGGGGCAGCAGCTAGAATTATAGAAGAAGCAGAAGCCTATAGAGAGGAAATAATATCAAAGGCTGAGGGAGATAGTCAAAGATTTAGTGCAATTTATAAGCAATATGCTGCAAATAAGCAAGTAACTAGAGACAGGCTATATTTAGAAGTAGCTGAAGAAGTATTAAGCGGCTCGAATAAGACTATTATTAATAATGCGTTACTTCCGCATATGGCTATTAAGCCTTAA
- the ruvC gene encoding crossover junction endodeoxyribonuclease RuvC, whose amino-acid sequence MIVLGIDPALGSLGWAVVAKESAKLKYLASGVIKTSSKDEIHHRLSYINSILEKVILEYKPNMAAIEETFVNTNSVTSLKLGYARGAIMSLIGRYDLDMREFKPNTIKKTVTGYGHAEKDQILHMIKLLLPGTAAITNSDEADAVAIAYTCLVTKNY is encoded by the coding sequence ATGATAGTACTTGGGATTGATCCGGCACTTGGGAGTTTGGGATGGGCGGTGGTTGCAAAAGAATCGGCAAAGCTGAAATATTTAGCCAGCGGCGTTATCAAAACAAGTAGTAAGGATGAAATACATCATAGGCTTAGCTATATCAACAGCATATTAGAAAAAGTAATATTAGAATATAAGCCGAATATGGCAGCGATTGAAGAAACTTTTGTTAATACTAATAGCGTAACTTCGTTAAAGCTTGGCTATGCTAGAGGTGCTATAATGTCACTAATTGGTAGATATGATTTAGATATGCGAGAATTCAAACCTAACACGATAAAAAAAACTGTCACAGGATATGGTCATGCCGAAAAGGATCAGATTTTGCATATGATTAAGTTATTACTGCCGGGTACTGCTGCAATTACTAACTCAGATGAAGCTGATGCTGTAGCAATCGCTTATACCTGTCTAGTTACGAAAAATTACTGA
- the secF gene encoding protein translocase subunit SecF, giving the protein MQIYPLRLLPNKIDFDFMNFKKVSYTFSIILSLISFIWIGMYKFNFGIDFAGGIVIEVRLDQTPDLPKMRQVLGELGIGEVVLQNFGSERDLSIRFGSSSEDNLMKNIELIKSTLQNNFPYNFEYRKVDFVGPQVGRQLIEAGTMAMLFSFAAIMIYIWVRFEWYFGLGILIALVHDVILALGFMSITKLDFNLSTIAAVLTIIGYSVNDSVVIYDRIRENLRKYHKKGITEIINLSINETLSRTILTVVTTLLANLALVLFGGEAIRSFSVLVFFGIIAGTYSSIFISAPILTIFANKKFEK; this is encoded by the coding sequence ATGCAAATTTATCCTTTGAGGCTTTTGCCTAATAAAATCGATTTTGATTTTATGAATTTTAAAAAAGTCAGTTACACTTTCTCAATTATTTTATCACTCATTAGCTTTATTTGGATTGGTATGTACAAATTTAATTTCGGTATTGATTTTGCCGGAGGTATAGTTATAGAAGTAAGGCTTGACCAAACGCCAGATTTACCAAAAATGCGTCAAGTTTTAGGTGAGCTTGGAATTGGTGAAGTAGTGCTGCAAAACTTTGGTAGTGAGCGTGACTTATCGATTAGATTTGGTAGTAGTAGCGAAGATAATTTAATGAAAAATATTGAGCTAATTAAATCGACGCTTCAAAATAATTTTCCTTATAATTTTGAATATCGTAAGGTGGATTTTGTTGGTCCGCAGGTTGGTAGGCAGTTAATTGAGGCAGGGACTATGGCAATGCTATTTTCGTTTGCGGCAATTATGATATATATTTGGGTACGTTTTGAATGGTATTTTGGGCTTGGTATACTTATTGCTTTAGTGCATGATGTTATATTAGCACTTGGATTTATGAGTATAACAAAACTTGATTTTAACTTAAGCACTATTGCAGCAGTGTTAACTATCATAGGATATTCTGTTAATGATTCGGTAGTGATATATGATAGGATCAGGGAAAATTTACGTAAATATCATAAGAAAGGCATCACGGAAATTATAAATTTAAGTATCAACGAAACTCTATCCAGAACAATTTTAACAGTAGTGACTACTCTACTTGCTAATTTGGCACTGGTTCTTTTTGGCGGTGAGGCAATCCGTAGTTTTAGCGTACTGGTATTTTTTGGAATAATAGCAGGGACTTATTCGTCTATTTTTATTTCTGCCCCGATACTTACGATATTTGCCAATAAAAAATTTGAGAAGTAA